CTTGAAATCGCGCGCGCCAGACCCCAATCACCCGGAATGTCCGATCAGAACACCCAACCGACCCTGCTGACCGCCTGGAAAGGCGCCCAGGCGCGCCTGAAGGCCGCCGGCGTCGACAGCCCCTCCATCGACGCCCGCCTGTTGCTGGAGGCGGCGACCGGCGCGGGCCGGGTGGACATCCTGAACGACCCCTACCGCGCCCTGACGGCCGAGCAGGCGCAAGGGCTGGAGGCCATGGTCCAGCGCCGCCTGCGCCGCGAGCCGGTGTCGCGCATCCTGGGCCGCAAGGGCTTCTGGAAGATCATGCTGAACGTCACCCCCGACGTGCTCAGCCCGCGCCCGGACACCGAGACGGTGGTGGACGTCATCGTCCGCGCCTTCCCGGCCTATGCGACGTTCGACATGATCGACCTGGGCACGGGCTCGGGCGCCATCCTGCTGGCGGCCCTGGCCGAGCGGCGCGGCGCGCGCGGCGTCGGCACCGACATCTCGACCGAGGCCATCGCCGTGGCGCGCGAGAACGCGGCCAACCTGGACCTGAACGGCCGCTGCACCTTCATCCGCACCGACTGGGCGGCGGGGTTCGCCGACGACAGCTTCGACCTGGTGGTGTCCAACCCGCCCTACATCCCGACCGGCGACATCGCCGGCCTGGACCCCGAGGTGCGCGAGCACGACCCGCACCTGGCCCTGGACGGCGGACCGGACGGGCTGCAGCCCTATCGCGACCTGGCGCCCGAGATCGCCCGCATCCTGCGCCCCGAGGGCGTCTTCGCCGTCGAGATCGGCTGGGACCAGGGCGAGGCGGTCAAGGCCCTGTTCGAGGCGGCCGGCTTCGCCGACGTCAAGGTGGTCAAGGATCTGGGCGACCGCGACCGCGTCGTCACCAACGGCCCGGACCCGCGCGTCGGCCCCATCCCCGATGTCGAAGGCCCGGTGCAATAAACCCGGTGCAATAAAAACCCTTGGAAAGCGTCTCCGCGCGCGCTAAGTCCGTGGTGTTCCCACTCAAACGCATCCTTTTCGGGCACGTTCGCTCGCTTAAGCGCGTCTGGGGCCAGTGACGGTCGCGTCCCTAGAACAGACGCGGCGGACCACGGGGGACGCACGGTTTTTCCGGACACATCGCATCGGGGATAGGCCCCGACGAGCGGAACGACGAACAGGGTCCCGTCCGTCCTTTACGACGGCGGCCCGCACCAGCACGGTAAGCTCCGATGAGAGATTTCAAGGGCATGAAGCGTCAGCGCGGACGCAACCGGAAGCCCGGCGGCGGCAACAACGCCAACGCGACCAATCCGAACCGTTCGTGGGACTCGCAGGGCCCCGAGAACATCAAGGTCCGGGGCAACGCCCAGACCGTCTATGAGCGCTACATGCAGCTGGCGCGCGACGCCGCGGCCGCCGGCGACCGCGTTCTGGCCGAGAACTACACCCAGCACGCCGAACA
The nucleotide sequence above comes from Brevundimonas naejangsanensis. Encoded proteins:
- the prmC gene encoding peptide chain release factor N(5)-glutamine methyltransferase, giving the protein MSDQNTQPTLLTAWKGAQARLKAAGVDSPSIDARLLLEAATGAGRVDILNDPYRALTAEQAQGLEAMVQRRLRREPVSRILGRKGFWKIMLNVTPDVLSPRPDTETVVDVIVRAFPAYATFDMIDLGTGSGAILLAALAERRGARGVGTDISTEAIAVARENAANLDLNGRCTFIRTDWAAGFADDSFDLVVSNPPYIPTGDIAGLDPEVREHDPHLALDGGPDGLQPYRDLAPEIARILRPEGVFAVEIGWDQGEAVKALFEAAGFADVKVVKDLGDRDRVVTNGPDPRVGPIPDVEGPVQ